GCGACGGAGGAGAGTCGCAGCCTCGGCTCCTCGACGCAGTCGCCTCGGGCGACCTCGGGCTGTTCCCCGCGTTCACCGGCAGCCTGCTGGAGGAATTGACTCCGAAGCCGTCCGCCGTGACGTCGGAGGACGTGCTCGCCGACGTGAACCGATCACTTCCGCAGCAGGTGTCCATCGGCGACCCTGCGTTGGTCAGCAACCGTTGGCAGGTGCTCGCACGCACCGACGAGATCGAGCGACGGGGAGTGAAAGATCTTGCCGATTGTGGTCGCTTCGGCCGTGACGACGCGGCACTGGTGGTGACGACCAACCCACCGGTCTCGGTTCGGGAGGCGGTCGCGCCTTGCCGCACTAGGGCGGTGACTTCGGTCGGCTCCGCAGACGAACTGGTAGCCGAGGTGCGGACGGGTGGCGCGTTCGGTCTGACGACGGCCATCGACCTCGCCACCGTCGAGGACCTCGCCGACGTCCAGGCGATCCCCTCGAAGGGCACCCCGATCGCACAGGATCTCGTGCCGGTGTTCGCTAGTGGTCTCCTGGGGAAGTCACAGCTCAAAGCACTGAGCAGAGTGGCCGGTGAACTGACGACTGCGGACCTCGCGCAGATGGTGCGCGAGGTCCGCAGTGGATCGTCTCCGCGTGCGGCCGCCGGGCAGTGGTTGGCGACGCACAGCGTGTGATTCCTACTTGCTGAGCTTGGCCAGGCCCCAGCCGGTGATCCGAGCGCTGATGCCCTGGTACTTCGAGGCGACCAGTCGAACACTGAGGTCGAGGATTTTGGCATCGGCGCCGACGAGCACACGGGCCTGATTGCGTTCGACACCCTTGATGATGACCGCCGCGGCCTTCTCCGACGTCATGCGGGCGAGGTACTTGTCGAACAGTTCCGCGGTGGCCTTCTGATCGTGGTCGCCCGACGTGGTCGCGTTCCGGGCGATCGCCGTCTTGATGCCACCCGGATGCACACAGGTCACCTTGACCGGGTGCTTCGCGATGATCATCTCCTGATTGAGCGCCTCGGTGAAACCGCGAACGGCGAACTTCGCCGAGTTGTAGGCCGCCTGACCGGGCTCGGACAGCAGACCGAACAACGACGACGTGTTGACGATGTGACCGTCGCCCGACGCGATGATGTACGGCAGGAACGCCTTGGTGCCGTTGACGACGCCCCAGTAGTCGATGTCCATGACACGCTCGATGTCTTTGAACTCCGTGTGCTCAACCTCGCCGTGGTGCGCGATGCCTGCGTTGTTGAAGATGACGTTCACGGTGCCGAAGTGCGCCGCGACGGTGTCGGCGTAGGTCAGCACAGCTTCGCGCTCGGCGACGTTGAGGAGCTGCGCGTGCACCTCGGCGCCAGCGTCTTTGACGAGGCGTTCGGTCTCGGCGAGACCGGCCGGGTCGACGTCGGAGATGGCGATCTTGGCGCCGCGCTTGGCGAGCTGCACGGCCAGGTCACGGCCCATGCCCGATCCTGCGCCGGTGATGACGATGACCTTGTTGCGGAAGTCTTTCACTGATGTCTCGATTCGAGTCGTAGTAAACAGGTCAGGCGCCGGTCGCGGCGGCCTCAGTGGTCTCGACGCGCGGAGCCGACGTCACGTCGTAGGCGGCGATGTCGAACTCGCGGGTCTTGTTGCGGAAGGTGAACGTGAAGCCCGGCCACAGGGAAGTGACGTTGCCGTTGACGTCCTTGTACCAGGATGCGCAGCCGCCGTTGACCCAGACGCTTGTGCGCATGGTCTTCTGCAGGTCGGCGTTGTACCGGTCCTGAGCTTCCTTCTTCACGTCGGTGCGGATGACACCCGCGGCCGTCGTCTTGCGGACATAGTCGACGAGGTAGTTGAGCTGCGACTCGATCATGTAGACCATCGAGGTGTGACCGAGGCCGGTCGACGGTCCGACCAACAGCATCAGGTTGGGGAAGCCGTGCACGAACGACCCCTTGTATCCCTGCATGCCGTCCTTCTCCCAGACCTCCGCGAGGCTCTTGCCGCCGACACCGCGAATGGTGGCGAAAGCGGGGGAGTCGGTGACGTGGAATCCGGTGGCGACCACGATCACGTCGACGTCGCGAGCGGTTCCGTCCTTCGTGACGATGCCCGTCTTGGTGACCTTGTCGATCCCGTCGGTGACGAGGCTGACGTTCGGACGGTCGAGCGTCGGGTACCAGTCGTTCGACTTGAGGATGCGCTTGCAGCCGACCGCGAACTTCGGCGTGACGGCCTCGCGGAGCTTCGGATCGCGGATGCCGCGGAAGATGTTGCCCTTGCAGATCAGTTCGACGGGCTTGAGGGCCTTCGGCGCCCACGTCATACCGGCGGCGACGGTCTCGCTCGCGGTGTAGATGGTGCCGCGGATCGCCGCCTGCAGGCCGGGAACGTTCTTGAACGCCCAGTTCTCGACGGGCAGGTAGGGGCGTTCGTTGCGGGGGATGATCCACGGCGCGGTGCGCTGGTACACGTCGAGCTGGCCCGCGATCTTGCCGAGCTGGGGGACCACCTGGATGGCCGACGCGCCGGTGCCGATGACGGCGATGCGCTTACCTGCGAAGTCGTAGTCCTCGTCCCACTGCGCGGTGTGGACGATCTTGCCGCCGAAGCCCTTGAGTCCGTCGATGTCGGGGAGGTTGGGCTCGCAGAGCGGGCCGATGCCGCCGACCATGGTGCGTGCCCGGACGGTGATCTTCTTGCCGTCGCGCTTGCCCTGGATGATCCAGCGTGCTTCGTCCTCATTCCAGTCGGCACCGGTCACGTCGGTGCCGAACCAGGTCTTGTCGGCGATCTTGTGCTCGTCGGCGACCGCGTTGATGTAGCGGTGGATCTCGGGCTGGTGCGAGTACGACCGCGACCAGCCGGGGTTCTGGGCGAACGAGTACGAGTACAGGTGCGACGGGACGTCACACGCGGCGCCGGGGTACACGTTGTCGCGCCAGGTGCCGCCGAAGTCGTTGCCGCGGTCGAGGACCACGTAGTCGTCGGAGCCTGCCTGCGCGAGCTTGATCGCCGCACCGAGGCCGGAGAAGCCCGCACCGACGATCGCGATCTCTACATCATGCGTTGTCATGGTCACCACCCTAAAGTGGTGTTGAATCGGAGTCAATAGCTAATTGAATCTTGGTCAACAGTCGCCTAGGGTCGAGGGCATGACCGCATCGAGAACACGCATGAGCCCGGAGGCCCGGCGTCGTCAGTTCATCGATCTCGGTGTTCAGATGGCCCGCGAGCAACCGTTGGACACGGTGACGATCGAGGCCGTGGCCGATGCGGCCGGCGTGTCGAAAGGCCTGCTCTTCCACTACTTCGAATCGAAGGCAGACTTCCATCTCGCTGTCGTCCGCGAGCAGGCGCAGGAGATGATCGACCGAACCGCGCCGCGCGAAGACCTGACCGATCCGATCGAGATGCTCCAAGCGTCGGTCACGGCGTACGTCGACTACGTCACCGACATCGGCCAGGGGTTCATCGGAGTCATCCGCGGGTCAGGCAACTCGATAGCCGGCATCCGCGACGTCGCCGAGAGCACTCGTCAGGTGATGTCCGAGAGGATTCTGACCCACACGCCCGCACTCGGCATCGAGCGGACGCCGGCGATCGAACTCGCCGTCGCAGGGTGGATCGCCTACGTCGAAGAGATGCTCGTCCGCTGGCTGGCAGATCCGGTCGTCGACCGCGAGACACTGGTCGCGATGTTCGTAACCGCACTCCCGGCTCTCGCCGGCATCTCGGACGCCTTGACCGACGCCTGATTCGGGCCGCGGCGGCGCGCTCGACCCGACTTCGATCAAAGAGGCTGGGACAGGGAGACCAACGGGCTTCCGCTGCCCTGAGGGGAGAGCACGCGGACGTGGCGAACGGGACAGCGAAGGCCCATCCGCCCTCCCCGTTTCCGGCGTCTTTGACCTGACCCGGGGCGAACGGACCAACGAAAAGCCCGGACCGTCGAAACGGTCCGGGCCTTTTGGTTCAGCGGATCAGGAGAAGGCGCTGTCGATGATCTCCGCCTGCTCGACGGCGTGTACCTTGCTCGAGCCCGATGACGGGGCCGACATGGGACGACGCGAGATGCGACGCAGACCCGACAGGACCTCGGGAAGCAGCTCAGGCAGCCAGAGGCCGAGGAACGGCCATGGGCCCTGGTTGGCGGGCTCTTCCTGGACCCACACGAAGTCGCCCGCGTTGGGGTACTGCTCCAACGTGCGAGCGATGCGACGATGCGGAACCGGGTACAGCTGCTCGACGCGGACGATCGCGATATCGTCGCGTCCGTCCTTCTCCGCGCGTGCGGCGAGTTCGTAGTACAGCTTGCCGCTCACCAGCAGCACACGCTTGACCTTCGACCGGTCGGCGCCCGCCGAAGCGAAACGCGGATCGTCGATGACCGACTGGAACTTGCCCTCCGTGAAGTCTTCGATCGGCGAGACGGCTGCCTTGTTGCGCAGCATCGACTTCGGCGTGAACACGACCAGTGGACGGCTGATGCCGTCGTGGACGTGGCGACGCAAGAGATGGAAGTAGCTGGCGGGCGTCGACGGCAGCGCGACGGTCATCGAACCCTCTGCACACAGCTGCAGGAAGCGCTCGATACGACCGGACGTGTGGTCCGGGCCCTGGCCCTCGTGGCCGTGCGGCAGCAGCAGCACCACATCCGACCGCTGGCCCCACTTGGCTTCACCGGAGCTGATGAATTCGTCGATGATCGACTGCGCGCCGTTGACGAAATCGCCGAACTGCGCCTCCCACAGGACGAGGGCGTCCGGGTTCGCGACGGCGTAACCGTACTCGAAGCCGAGGACCGCGTATTCCGACAGCGGGGAGTCGTACACGAGGAAACGGCCGGGGCCGTCGACGCCGAGATGGTTCAGCGGCGTGTACTCGGAGCCGTTGTCCCGGTCGATGAGGACGGAGTGACGCTGAGTGAACGTGCCGCGTCGCGAGTCCTGACCCGACAGGCGGACGGTGGTGCCCTCCTGCACGAGGGAGCCGAACGCCATCAACTCGGCGAACGACCAGTCGACATCGCCCTTGGTGGGCATCTCGTGGCGACGCTTGATGACGGGCTTGACGCGCGGGTGCGGCGTGAAGTCCTCGGGCAGATTGACGAACGCGTCGCCGATCTGCTGGAGGCGCTCCTGCGGCACCGACGTCACCAGCTTGGTGCGGAGCTTCTGGTCGCCCTCGACCGACGGCGAGGCCTCCGGGGTGAAGCGTTCGAGCTCCTTGACCTCGACGAACACCCGCTCCAGCTGGCCCTGGTAGTCGCGCAGAGCGTCCTCGGCCTCCTTCGTCGAGATGTCGCCACGGCCGATGAGAGCCTCGGTGTAGCTCTTGCGGACACCGCGGATGTTGTCGATCACGTCGTACATCGCAGGCTGCGTCATCGACGGGTCGTCGCCCTCGTTGTGGCCGCGGCGGCGGTAGCAGACGAGGTCGATGACGACGTCGCGGTTGAACGCCTCGCGGTAGTCCACGGCGAGCTTGGCAGCCCAGACGCAGGCTTCCGGGTCGTCGCCGTTGACGTGGAAGACCGGTGCGCCGATCATCTTCGCGACGTCGGTGCAGTACTGCGTCGAGCGCGAGTACTCCGGCGCCGTGGTGAAGCCGACCTGGTTGTTGACCACGATGTGGACGGTGCCGCCGGTGCGGTAGCCGTTCAGCATCGACATGTTCAACGTCTCGGGCACAACACCCTGGCCGGCGAACGCGGCATCACCGTGCAGCATCAGCGGCAGGATGGCGAAGTTGTGGTCTTCGCCGAGCAGGTCCTGCTTGGCGCGGACGATGCCCTCCAGGACCGGGTCGACGGCCTCGAGGTGGCTGGGATTGGCGGTCAGCGAGACGTTGATCTCGTTGTCGCCGAACATCTGGTAGTACTTGCCCTCGGCTCCGAGGTGGTACTTCACGTCGCCCGAACCGTGCGACTGCGCCTCGCCGAGGTTGCCCTCGAACTCGGTGAAGATCTTCGAGTACGGCTTGCCGACGATGTTCGCCAGGACGTTCAGGCGGCCGCGGTGCGGCATCCCGATGACGACTTCCTGCACGTTGTGGTCGGCGGAGCGGTCGATGACGGCGTCCATCATCGGGATGACGGTCTCGGCGCCTTCGAGCGAGAAGCGCTTCTGCCCGACGTACTTGGTGGCGAGGAACGTCTCGAAGGCCTCGGCGGCGTTGAGCTTGCTCAGGATGTACTTCTGCTCGGCCACCGGCGGCTTGACGTGCTTGATCTCAACACGTTCCTGCAGCCAGCGCTGTTGCTCGGGATCGAGGATGTGGGTGTACTCGACGCCGACGTGGCGGCAGTACGCGTCACGCAGGATCGACAGGACGTCGCGCAGCTTCATCGTGTCCTGGCCGTGGAAGCCGCCGACGGTGAACGACCGGTCGAGATCCCACAGGGTCAGGTTGTACGTGAGGACGTCGAGGTCCGGGTGCGCGGCGCGTGCGTCGCTGTCCATGGCCAGCGGGTCGGTGTCGGCCATGAGGTGACCGCGGCTGCGGTATGCGGCGATGAGCTCGAGGACGCGGGTGTTCTTGTCGACGAGGCCTGCGGGCAGGTCGCGCCGCCAGCGGATCGGCT
This genomic window from Gordonia sp. PDNC005 contains:
- a CDS encoding glycine betaine ABC transporter substrate-binding protein yields the protein MRTQRRILTALLSSVLAAVLLTACSDDETTVIVGHDGTPEMQVAAAVYAGALARTGVAVDTRDGGESQPRLLDAVASGDLGLFPAFTGSLLEELTPKPSAVTSEDVLADVNRSLPQQVSIGDPALVSNRWQVLARTDEIERRGVKDLADCGRFGRDDAALVVTTNPPVSVREAVAPCRTRAVTSVGSADELVAEVRTGGAFGLTTAIDLATVEDLADVQAIPSKGTPIAQDLVPVFASGLLGKSQLKALSRVAGELTTADLAQMVREVRSGSSPRAAAGQWLATHSV
- a CDS encoding SDR family NAD(P)-dependent oxidoreductase, which encodes MKDFRNKVIVITGAGSGMGRDLAVQLAKRGAKIAISDVDPAGLAETERLVKDAGAEVHAQLLNVAEREAVLTYADTVAAHFGTVNVIFNNAGIAHHGEVEHTEFKDIERVMDIDYWGVVNGTKAFLPYIIASGDGHIVNTSSLFGLLSEPGQAAYNSAKFAVRGFTEALNQEMIIAKHPVKVTCVHPGGIKTAIARNATTSGDHDQKATAELFDKYLARMTSEKAAAVIIKGVERNQARVLVGADAKILDLSVRLVASKYQGISARITGWGLAKLSK
- a CDS encoding NAD(P)/FAD-dependent oxidoreductase, coding for MTTHDVEIAIVGAGFSGLGAAIKLAQAGSDDYVVLDRGNDFGGTWRDNVYPGAACDVPSHLYSYSFAQNPGWSRSYSHQPEIHRYINAVADEHKIADKTWFGTDVTGADWNEDEARWIIQGKRDGKKITVRARTMVGGIGPLCEPNLPDIDGLKGFGGKIVHTAQWDEDYDFAGKRIAVIGTGASAIQVVPQLGKIAGQLDVYQRTAPWIIPRNERPYLPVENWAFKNVPGLQAAIRGTIYTASETVAAGMTWAPKALKPVELICKGNIFRGIRDPKLREAVTPKFAVGCKRILKSNDWYPTLDRPNVSLVTDGIDKVTKTGIVTKDGTARDVDVIVVATGFHVTDSPAFATIRGVGGKSLAEVWEKDGMQGYKGSFVHGFPNLMLLVGPSTGLGHTSMVYMIESQLNYLVDYVRKTTAAGVIRTDVKKEAQDRYNADLQKTMRTSVWVNGGCASWYKDVNGNVTSLWPGFTFTFRNKTREFDIAAYDVTSAPRVETTEAAATGA
- a CDS encoding TetR/AcrR family transcriptional regulator, giving the protein MTASRTRMSPEARRRQFIDLGVQMAREQPLDTVTIEAVADAAGVSKGLLFHYFESKADFHLAVVREQAQEMIDRTAPREDLTDPIEMLQASVTAYVDYVTDIGQGFIGVIRGSGNSIAGIRDVAESTRQVMSERILTHTPALGIERTPAIELAVAGWIAYVEEMLVRWLADPVVDRETLVAMFVTALPALAGISDALTDA
- a CDS encoding multifunctional oxoglutarate decarboxylase/oxoglutarate dehydrogenase thiamine pyrophosphate-binding subunit/dihydrolipoyllysine-residue succinyltransferase subunit is translated as MSSSISESDFGQNEWLVEEMYQRFLTNPDSVDPSWHDLLKNYSPSNGAAPAAAAPKAPAAPAAAPSTPAAPAAPAAPVQPKQPVTLDAEPERTAQPARPAPAREAAATKAASGTSRAASASKPASNDATDESKILRGPAAAIVRNMTSSLTIPTATSVRAVPAKAMIDNRIVVNNHLARTRGGKISFTHILGYAIVQAIKAFPNMNNHFEEIDGKPNVVTPAHTNLGLAIDLPGKNGQRTLVVAAIKECDTMDFAQFVAAYEDIVRRARDGKLGAADFAGVTVSLTNPGTIGTVHSVPRLMPGQGAIIGAGAMEYPAEFQGSSEEQLATMGVGKLMTLTSTYDHRIIQGAESGDFLRTIHNLLIDDAFYDEIFTALHIPYEPIRWRRDLPAGLVDKNTRVLELIAAYRSRGHLMADTDPLAMDSDARAAHPDLDVLTYNLTLWDLDRSFTVGGFHGQDTMKLRDVLSILRDAYCRHVGVEYTHILDPEQQRWLQERVEIKHVKPPVAEQKYILSKLNAAEAFETFLATKYVGQKRFSLEGAETVIPMMDAVIDRSADHNVQEVVIGMPHRGRLNVLANIVGKPYSKIFTEFEGNLGEAQSHGSGDVKYHLGAEGKYYQMFGDNEINVSLTANPSHLEAVDPVLEGIVRAKQDLLGEDHNFAILPLMLHGDAAFAGQGVVPETLNMSMLNGYRTGGTVHIVVNNQVGFTTAPEYSRSTQYCTDVAKMIGAPVFHVNGDDPEACVWAAKLAVDYREAFNRDVVIDLVCYRRRGHNEGDDPSMTQPAMYDVIDNIRGVRKSYTEALIGRGDISTKEAEDALRDYQGQLERVFVEVKELERFTPEASPSVEGDQKLRTKLVTSVPQERLQQIGDAFVNLPEDFTPHPRVKPVIKRRHEMPTKGDVDWSFAELMAFGSLVQEGTTVRLSGQDSRRGTFTQRHSVLIDRDNGSEYTPLNHLGVDGPGRFLVYDSPLSEYAVLGFEYGYAVANPDALVLWEAQFGDFVNGAQSIIDEFISSGEAKWGQRSDVVLLLPHGHEGQGPDHTSGRIERFLQLCAEGSMTVALPSTPASYFHLLRRHVHDGISRPLVVFTPKSMLRNKAAVSPIEDFTEGKFQSVIDDPRFASAGADRSKVKRVLLVSGKLYYELAARAEKDGRDDIAIVRVEQLYPVPHRRIARTLEQYPNAGDFVWVQEEPANQGPWPFLGLWLPELLPEVLSGLRRISRRPMSAPSSGSSKVHAVEQAEIIDSAFS